The Polyangium mundeleinium genome contains the following window.
TGCTGGCAGCCGAACGTCTTCGGCGTGCGCTCGGTGCATTGCGCGCAGAGGTTGCAGTCCGGCTCGGGCGCGTACCAGCAGTAGAAGGGCTCGGGTTTGGGCGCCTGGTAGAGCAGGCGCGCGCGGGCGCCGTCGTATTCGACGATCCGCGCGCCTTCGTGCAGCCAGACGACCCCGCCCGGGCCCTCGACGACGCCGATGGCCGTGCGGAGCGGCCGCTGGCCGTCGAGGTCCAGCACCACGCGCTCCAGGCGGTACGATGGATCGACGCCCGCGACGGGGAGCACGACGCTCGGCGCGGCGGCCGGCGGAGGGGGCGCGGCCGTGCCTTCGAGATCGGCCGCGGCCCCCGGCTCGGGCGTGACGTGCCAGAGGCCGGCCTCGCCGAACACCCACACGTCGCCGCGGCCGCTCCCGGTGACGGTGAGCTTCTCCGTCGGGTCGATCCCGAGGATACGCCACCAGCGCGCGCCGTCGAAGTGCGCGACGCCGCCGAGGAAACCCGTCGTCCAGACGTCGTCGCGGCCGCTGGCCCACGTGGACAAGGCCGGGAGGGGGCTCTCGGGCGGCTCGACGTCGGCGCCTTCACCGTGCGCGAGCGCGGAGGCCTCGAGGAGCGCGTCCTCCGGGACGACCCTGGGCGTGACGCCGCGGCCGAACTCGACGCAGACCTCGGGTTCGCTGGTGCAGAGGACCTCGCGACCGCCCGCGCCGGCCCCATGAAACAACTTCGTCCCGTATTCGATCTCGATCCCCGCGAACGTCGCGCGGAGCTCGCGTCGCTCGCGGTAGCCCGCGCCATCACGCTCGAGCACGCACGGGCGCACCGCGCCGCCCACGCGCACGCCGAGCACGAGCAGCGCGCCCGCCGGGCTGCGCGAGAGGCCGAGGGCGATGAACTTGCTCGGGCGCGCCGGCGCGCCTTCGGCGAAGACTTCCTTGGGGAACGACATCGACGGCACGCCGAGGTCGGACCAGGCCTTGCCGTCATAGTGAAAGAGCCGGCCGTCCTCGCTGGCCGGGCCCTTCTCGGCACGGCCGAGCAGCCATACGTCCCGGGGCCCTCTCACGACGAGGGATTGTACGTGGTGAAAAGGTTCGGTGGCGTCGAGGCCCTCGCGCGCCGCTCGATGGGCCAACGTTGGCTTCCAGGGCAGCGGCGCGCTCGGGTCTGCGTCACCGGCCCCTTTGCCTTTCCGTTTTTCGAGGACCCGCACGCCCGGGGGAGGCTCCGCTTTCACGCCCTCCCGCACGACGCCGCGGTCCACGGCCACGGCCCCTTCGCTCGTGCGCACGAGGAAACCACCGCCCGCTTGCGCGTCGATGCGGTCGACGGCGCCGCGCACGCCGAGCTGGTAGAGGGGTTTGCCCTCGGCGGAGAGCGCGACGAGTGAGCCGTCGGAGGCGCCGGTGAGCACCGTGCCGTCGATCGCGACCGCGACCTTGCGGTACGCGTCCGACGACGGCGAAAGCGAAGGGAAGCGGCGAACGCGCACGCTCCACGCGGGCTCGCCTTCCGCTCCGATCCGGGCCACGTGGTCCTCGCCCACGACAGCCACGACGCCGCCGCGCGCGTCGGCCCCGGAGAGGTCGGGCAGCGGGCGCTCGTTCAGGGGGGTTCCATCGGCCGGATCGAGCTCGCGCAGGCGCTGTTTTCCCTTGGCCTGCGAGAGGTCGAACACGAACAGGCGAGGGGCGCCCTTCCCGGACGCCGTGGGTTTCGTCCCCGCGGGGTCGTGGAGGAAGAGGCGCCAGGTGAAGCTGCTGCTTTCGAGCGGCGTCCTCCAGGCCTCGTGGCCTTGCGCGTCGATGCGGACGGCGACGGCCTTGGCGGAGAAATTCGGCCCGGGCACCCTCACGACGGCGAAGGCACCGCCGTCCGGCGCGCCCAGCACCGCGGTGACCTCGTCGAGCGGCACCTCGTACAGCTTGCCGCCGTCGGGGCCGTACCCGAGGAGCACC
Protein-coding sequences here:
- a CDS encoding PQQ-binding-like beta-propeller repeat protein, whose translation is MLVPLLLASACSAAPPPPPPAPAPVPAPVAAPVAAPRLPWIELTGTDRKTVLLGYGPDGGKLYEVPLDEVTAVLGAPDGGAFAVVRVPGPNFSAKAVAVRIDAQGHEAWRTPLESSSFTWRLFLHDPAGTKPTASGKGAPRLFVFDLSQAKGKQRLRELDPADGTPLNERPLPDLSGADARGGVVAVVGEDHVARIGAEGEPAWSVRVRRFPSLSPSSDAYRKVAVAIDGTVLTGASDGSLVALSAEGKPLYQLGVRGAVDRIDAQAGGGFLVRTSEGAVAVDRGVVREGVKAEPPPGVRVLEKRKGKGAGDADPSAPLPWKPTLAHRAAREGLDATEPFHHVQSLVVRGPRDVWLLGRAEKGPASEDGRLFHYDGKAWSDLGVPSMSFPKEVFAEGAPARPSKFIALGLSRSPAGALLVLGVRVGGAVRPCVLERDGAGYRERRELRATFAGIEIEYGTKLFHGAGAGGREVLCTSEPEVCVEFGRGVTPRVVPEDALLEASALAHGEGADVEPPESPLPALSTWASGRDDVWTTGFLGGVAHFDGARWWRILGIDPTEKLTVTGSGRGDVWVFGEAGLWHVTPEPGAAADLEGTAAPPPPAAAPSVVLPVAGVDPSYRLERVVLDLDGQRPLRTAIGVVEGPGGVVWLHEGARIVEYDGARARLLYQAPKPEPFYCWYAPEPDCNLCAQCTERTPKTFGCQHCLAPVAAGEGAALAAEGFLRLQGGRAAPEPMPLPDLLAVAAAPSGAIWTVSAADGDLPHAMTWGPRGVRLVTGLPPAAYADVAARAADDVWFAGGLTTVMVAGRVSPEGEGTLVRFDGRAFTRHRGPDGALLSVAAVGPGEAWAVGLGGSVLHAKASTVEAFHLGHEGGARHPVLLRGVAATGPNDVWIVGDGSTLLHWDGKALRRVDTGAVGSEAALAAVIAPGAKPGWVVGPGGIFRIVAAR